The Chionomys nivalis chromosome 16, mChiNiv1.1, whole genome shotgun sequence genome includes the window acccccaacacacacacacacacacacacacacacacacaattttgcttattttctccCGGTCTTTATTTGCTCCTTGCCTCAACCCATTGTGTATGAGACACAAACCTCCATTTCAGGtgcccaggatagccaaggaaAGTGTATTCTGTCCCCCGGACATAGAGACGGGAGGCCGGAGGACATCATCTACTCAGGAAGAATCAAGGCTCTTTCTCCTAACTGTGTCAGGTAAGCCTGCAGCAGCTGAGTGTACCCCacaaagaaaaaagccaagtcagAAGAAAACCTTAAGCAAGAAAGCCAGAGAAGCCCACATATCAACCAAATTCTCAAAGCCCTATCTGAAGCGTCTGGACAGGGTGTCTAAGGATGTGCACCGTGAATTGCCTTTCTTGCTTAAGAAGTGTTGCCACAGGCTCGTCAAAATGTTGACTTACAAAATCTTAAAAGATTAGCGGTGGTGGCCTACGCCTTTaatccgggaggcagaggcaggaggatccctgtgtgttcgaggccaacctggtctacaagagctagttccaggacaggcttgatagctacGGCAAAAtccggtctcgaaaaaccaaaaccaaacaaacaaaaaatttacaaaaagattatcctgTGCTTTGGAAATCAGAAACATAACTAGTGACTTCTAGCTTTGGTGTTGCTCAAATCAAATTATTTCTTGATAATGAAGTATAGGCCTAAAAGTCACTTAAACACACTCCTGGGTTTTAATAGGATTAAGGTTCTCATTGATGGTCATCTTACTTTTCAGTGTAGAATTATTGCACCCATATTGTTCTTACCATAATCCGAACCCAAAAAGACATGTGGCCAGAGAACAAGAGGCAAGCAATAATGTCTAAACCAGAACCTCTTAGTAAGTTTCCTGTCTTCTCAGCACAATAAGATGCACTTTTGCTAATTCCCACTGTCTACTCGTCCAGGATTTGTCTTTTCCAGACCAAATCTGCGGGGCTACTCTGTTCTTCTGGGGACTGACAAGGCTAACTTTTGAGCGAGGAATGTTCCTGTGCCTAAGTATGGTCCCAGGGAAGTGGGTCATGGGCCTATGTGTGGGATTCATTTGCCTCACAAAGGTTTTTGTCTCTGAAAGTACTCAGACAAGCATTTTCAGAGGCAGTTCTCAGCAGCAGCCGCAGCCTGATTGCTGGATTTATTTCGTGTGGGAGAATAATACAACATCTAAGGGAGAGATCAGGGCCctcactgtttctctgtgtcagTGAGAACGTGGTCTTTCAATCActagtgaaattttaaaaatataaaggccTGTGAGCTGAAAACCAATGTACTGAAAACACTTGTGCCTCACACAGGAGAGGCATGGAAGAAATCATGACTCAGCAGCTTACAGGCGACCAAAAAGAGCCAGGGTGTGCAAAGCCCAGTCCGGGAGCATCTGGCAAGTGTTTATGATTCTCCAAAGAGAACCTCAACCAAACAAGTAGAGTTCTCCAATACCATTGACAGGGCCCTGTAAGGTCTAcgctgtttctttcttctcttttagttAGGATGGGCTCAGGCAAGCTCTGTTTGTCCAGAACTCCCCCTAGGAGCACAGTATCGCAGaatggtttctgtctgattttgAAATTACCTGGAGAGTGCCTGGACTGCACCAGGAGAAGACAAGCATGATGCAAAAGCTTATTTTTGACTTCTCTCAAGAGTGTGTGATTGTTGTTTGAGGTTAACTTGTGCTCTTCCTTCTATGGAAAAGTCTCAGCCCTCAGACCAGACTCCTCTAACTTTGGATTGTATGTAAAATTAAAGCTATCGGTTGCACAAACCccatttgtcttttctcttcaACAGTTATTTTGAAGTTATAGAAaaagcagggaggagaggaatGCATTTCAGGAGTGGGGGGATGGGTTAGAAACCATACCCCAAAAGAGAAAGGCCAGCGGCCAGCAAGCAGAAATGGGAAGACTGTCGGTGGTCAGTTCACCGTAGGTCATAGCCCCTGGTTTATCCAGTGCTTCGGCCTCACAGTTTACCCTGCACCCCTGCAGATGCTCAGGATGGAGATGGGTGTGTGCAGACAGCATCCAGGACCTAGGTTACCTCTCATAGCTGCCATCTCCTGGGTACTTAGTCCGTTAGGCAAGTCACATGCTTTGTTTTTAGTTGACACAGGCCACTAAACATAAATATTATGATGTGCATTTTGTGAAGACATTCAGGCCAAGGAATGGTGAGTGACATATCTAAGGTTAGAGTTAGTATTTAGAAGATTTATGGGCTGACCCATGTGACCCATAGTCCCATATATCTTTTACTCTGAACCAAACTTGCTCATGGATCCCACAAATCATCTCTCCGGTGAGGCAGTCTAACCACAAGAGACCACTGGCACACATATGAGTTAAGTTTCAACACATCTAAATCCCTTGCGTTTAATTTTGATTCACTCAATGAGACTTTTGATTTTAAATGTCgatgatttaaattttttcttagcCATGGTAGCTATTTTTTTCAAGTGTTCTGTAACCACATGTGACTGATGGCTGCCCCGCTGACTGGCCCAAATTAAGTAAAAAGCATTTCCATTGTCAACGTTTTGCTGAACAGGACGGCCCTTCAGACATTTGCCTGTGTCATCAGGTAAGGCCGGGTTCCCCGTGATTCAATTTCCTGAGTATGCTTTTCCAGCTCACATATGCTAGGTGTTGTTATAGGATTGGGTCCTAAGGGTGAGATCTGTTTCTGTGCCCGTCTTTGTGAGCATAGCATGCTGTACTGAGGACATGGGAAGGCACAAAGGGTGAGAAGTGACCCTCCAGGGACACACGCAGCACACCATGAGGCCCTGTGCTTACAGATACTCCCTCTGGCATTTCCACATTGTATCTTCTTGAAAATACCGGCCTGGGCGGCTCGGACGACTGGGGAAAAATGGGTCAAAGTCAGAGTGGTGGCCATGGTCCTGGGGGTGGCAAGAAGGATGACaaggacaagaaaaagaaatatgaaccTCCTGTCCCAACTAGagtggggaaaaagaagaagaaaacaaagggacCAGATGCTGCCAGCAAACTGCCACTGGTAACGCCTCACACTCAGTGCCGCCTGAAGCCGCTGAAGTTAGAGAGAATAAAAGACTATCTTCTCATGGAGGAAGAGTTCATCAGAAATCAGGAGCAAATGAAACCATTGGAAGAAAAGCAAGAGGAGGAAAGATCGAAAGTGGATGATCTCAGGGGTACTCCCATGTCTGTAGGAACCTTGGAAGAGATCATTGATGATAATCACGCCATTGTGTCCACCTCTGTGGGCTCAGAACACTACGTCAGCATCCTGTCATTTGTGGACAAGGATCTGCTGGAGCCAGGCTGTTCAGTCCTGCTCAACCACAAGGTGCATGCTGTGATAGGGGTGCTAATGGATGACACAGATCCCCTGGTCACAGTGATGAAGGTGGAAAAGGCCCCCCAGGAGACCTATGCAGATATTGGGGGCCTGGACAACCAAATCCAGGAAATTAAGGAATCTGTGGAGCTTCCTCTTACCCATCCTGAGTATTATGAGGAGATGGGAATAAAGCCCCCAAAGGGGGTCATTCTCTATGGTCCTCCAGGAACAGGTAAAACGTTACTGGCCAAAGCCGTAACTAACCAAACCTCAGCCACTTTCTTGAGAGTGGTTGGCTCAGAGCTTATTCAGAAGTACCTAGGCGACGGGCCCAAGCTCGTTCGGGAGCTGTTCCGAGTTGCTGAAGAACATGCACCGTCCATTGTGTTCATTGATGAAATCGATGCCATTGGGACCAAAAGATATGATTCAAACTCTGGAGGTGAGAGAGAAATTCAGCGAACAATGTTGGAACTGCTGAACCAGCTGGATGGATTTGATTCGAGGGGAGATGTAAAAGTCATCATGGCCACAAACCGAATAGAAACTTTGGATCCAGCACTTATCAGACCAGGCCGCATTGACAGGAAGATCGAGTTCCCCCTGCCTGACGAGAAGACCAAGAAGCGGATCTTTCAGATTCACACGAGCAGGATGACCCTGGCTGATGACGTAACCTTGCATGACTTGATCATGGCAAAGGATGACCTGTCTGGGGCCGACATTAAGGCAATCTGTACAGAAGCTGGCCTGATGGCCCTGCGGGAACGCAGAATGAAAGTTACAAATGAAGACTTCAAAAAATCTAAAGAGAACGTTCTTTATAAAAAACAAGAAGGCACCCCTGAGGGGCTGTATCTCTAGTGACCCACAGTTCCTTCAGGGAAGTTAGTGAGTTCCCCGTACCCCCGGGAGGATGGGAAGCTGCCCAAGGAATCCATTTCCCAGTGAGTTTGCTAGTAGACAGCCTGTCTTGAAGGATGCTGTGCAGGGTGCCCACTAGGTGTCTCCGTGTGCGGTCATCGTGTTGTGCTCTCTGCTCCCAATAAAGGGTTGTCTGGtttgctttcaaaaaaaaaaaaaaaaaaaaaaaaaaagaaaataccggCCTGACACCGGGAAAACCATGGTCCTCTTTAGCCTTTTGCCCCAAGTCTGATTCCATGTTTTCATGTGCTCTCTctatggatttttctttctaatttcatGTCTCAAAACACAACTGGGTCTTAGTGTCCACTGGATCCATGACCTCCATAGACAGGAAGTCCATTAGGTGATCAAGTTGGTTATACATCATATAGTGTAGTACTTACATATCATCAATGCAAAGCCTCTTGCAAATGGGAACTCATCTCTGAGCTATTTGTAATACCTAGTGCTTGTCCTCTATGGTGTAAGTACTCCTCTCTGGGTCATTTGTACCCCTTTGTTAATAGCTGTTATGATACATTGTTTAAGGAAAGATGGAAAGGAGAACATGTGCAAATACACTGTTTTCTGGATATTTGTGGTTCATGGATGGTTTAATCCCAGAATGCAGAATCCATGGGTATTTGGGCAAAATGTACCACTGACTTGGGACTTAGGAATTTTAATACCCAATTTCCTTTCAGAGCAATGCATGCCCTGAGCTTTCTCCTAGAAGAGTCTACTTAAATAGCAGCGGTGAGCCAT containing:
- the LOC130887920 gene encoding 26S proteasome regulatory subunit 4-like, producing the protein MGQSQSGGHGPGGGKKDDKDKKKKYEPPVPTRVGKKKKKTKGPDAASKLPLVTPHTQCRLKPLKLERIKDYLLMEEEFIRNQEQMKPLEEKQEEERSKVDDLRGTPMSVGTLEEIIDDNHAIVSTSVGSEHYVSILSFVDKDLLEPGCSVLLNHKVHAVIGVLMDDTDPLVTVMKVEKAPQETYADIGGLDNQIQEIKESVELPLTHPEYYEEMGIKPPKGVILYGPPGTGKTLLAKAVTNQTSATFLRVVGSELIQKYLGDGPKLVRELFRVAEEHAPSIVFIDEIDAIGTKRYDSNSGGEREIQRTMLELLNQLDGFDSRGDVKVIMATNRIETLDPALIRPGRIDRKIEFPLPDEKTKKRIFQIHTSRMTLADDVTLHDLIMAKDDLSGADIKAICTEAGLMALRERRMKVTNEDFKKSKENVLYKKQEGTPEGLYL